A window of Deltaproteobacteria bacterium genomic DNA:
GCGAAGAAGCGGAATCCGGCGCCGTGGGAACGCTGGAAGACCTCGTTGATGAGGCTGTTGACGGCCGCGTCGAGGGCGTCGTCCGCCGTAACGATGATCGGATCGAGGATGAAGAGGCGGCCGCCCGGCTTGAGCACCCGCCCCGCCTCCCGCACCATGTCGGTGGCGCTAACGAAGTGGTGCAGGCTGAAGGCCACCCACGCGCAGTCGAAGATGCCTTCCCGCAGCGGCATGCTCTCGGCGGTGGCCGCGACCCGCCCGTAACGGGGAATGGGGTCCGCGTCCGAGTCCCGCGACACCCGCAGCATGGCCAGCGCCGGGTCGATGCCGACCACGCTCCCGTCAGCCAGGCGCCCGGAAACCGGCCGGGCGAAGCGGCCCGTGCCGGTGGCCACGTCGAGCACGGTCTCGTCGCCGCGCAGCGCCATGGCCTCGATCAAGCGCTCCGCCAGCTTTCCGCGAATGTCCGACACGGCCGCGCGCCTGTCGAACTCCGCCGCGTGCGCGGGATCGTGAAACTGTGCGTTTGTCGAGTGTGAGTGTGAATGGGAATGTGAGTGCTCACTCATGGTGCGTTGCTCCTCCGACAGGTCCGCCATCTCCGGTCGCCGGCCAGCCATCAGTCAGTCGTCAGGCCCCCGGTGCGCCGTGGCCGACTCGTCGACCCAGTCGCCCTCGGTGGATGACAACCCGTCTTTCGCCGGAACCGTGCGCTCGCGCCCGGCCCGGTAGAAACGGCAACTCTTCGGACCATAGCAGAAAGTCTCGACCCTGTACCGTCGCCGCGAAGGGTTCCATTGATCCAGTATGATGCCCACCGGCATCCGGCAGCCCCACATACACGTCGCACAGCGGCTTTCGTAGGTGCGCGGGTCCAACCGCCGAGCCCCACGCTCGCGATAGGTTTCCAGATCCGGCGGCACGCCGTGGAACGGCGGCCCGGCGGGCGCCT
This region includes:
- a CDS encoding methyltransferase domain-containing protein — protein: MSDIRGKLAERLIEAMALRGDETVLDVATGTGRFARPVSGRLADGSVVGIDPALAMLRVSRDSDADPIPRYGRVAATAESMPLREGIFDCAWVAFSLHHFVSATDMVREAGRVLKPGGRLFILDPIIVTADDALDAAVNSLINEVFQRSHGAGFRFFAQEEIHRLMADSGMEVVRDDLHTYPVDQDGTDGIPTGRHWIEVIDELEHRPAELKARFEERYFRYEKAGDQVHLSGGFHFGLVAGEKRLGAD